The Arachis hypogaea cultivar Tifrunner chromosome 16, arahy.Tifrunner.gnm2.J5K5, whole genome shotgun sequence genome contains a region encoding:
- the LOC112697763 gene encoding zinc finger protein ZAT10, protein MALEALNSPTANSFENSHNHGHSQFESWTKRKRSRRGSSQPRFDHHNPPCTEEEYLALCLIMLARGHAGPGTAAVLPPPQLTAGDSSTAAKLSYKCSVCNKAFPSYQALGGHKASHRKNTAAAGGGDDNSTSSAATTSSATAGAAVSGGGSGKAHECSICHKSFPTGQALGGHKRCHYDGGAAGSAGGVTTEEGVGSTHTAFSHRDFDLNVPAYGEFSRDEEVESPHPVMKKRPRVFMVQKIEIPQIR, encoded by the coding sequence ATGGCTCTAGAAGCTCTGAATTCGCCTACGGCGAACTCTTTCGAAAACAGCCACAACCACGGCCACAGCCAGTTTGAATCTTGGACTAAAAGAAAGCGCTCAAGGCGAGGATCTTCTCAACCTCGCTTTGACCACCACAATCCGCCGTGCACGGAGGAAGAGTATCTCGCTCTATGCCTCATCATGCTTGCTCGCGGACACGCTGGACCTGGAACCGCCGCCGTTCTTCCTCCGCCGCAACTCACCGCCGGAGATTCTTCAACCGCGGCAAAACTCAGCTACAAATGCTCCGTCTGCAACAAGGCTTTTCCATCTTACCAAGCTCTCGGCGGACACAAGGCGAGTCACCGGAAAAACACTGCCGCCGCCGGCGGAGGAGATGATAACTCTACGTCTTCAGCAGCCACCACTAGCTCCGCCACCGCTGGCGCCGCCGTGTCCGGCGGCGGTTCAGGGAAGGCGCACGAGTGCTCAATTTGTCACAAGAGTTTCCCGACGGGACAGGCGTTAGGCGGACACAAGAGGTGCCACTACGACGGCGGCGCGGCAGGGAGTGCAGGCGGTGTTACGACGGAAGAAGGTGTGGGATCTACTCACACCGCCTTTAGCCACCGCGACTTCGACCTTAACGTTCCGGCGTACGGTGAATTCTCGAGGGATGAAGAAGTAGAGAGCCCTCACCCTGTGATGAAGAAGAGGCCACGTGTTTTCATGGTGCAGAAGATCGAAATCCCTCAAATCCGTTAG